A region of Pseudomonas sp. Marseille-Q3773 DNA encodes the following proteins:
- a CDS encoding 2OG-Fe(II) oxygenase, producing the protein MRAMHITPEHPMLAAVVDDLATHGWSQQALFLPADLVRALAAECRRRDAEGELNPAGVGRGVAQEVRETIRGDQIQWIDPGQAEACDQYLAAMDQLRQAINRGLFLGLEDFECHFALYPPGAFYRRHLDRFRDDDRRMVSAVLYLNEGWQPKDGGQLRMFLADGVEHDVQPVAGCLVVFLSGEVPHEVLPAGRERLSLTGWFRRRGNDPF; encoded by the coding sequence ATGCGCGCCATGCACATTACCCCCGAACACCCGATGCTTGCGGCCGTCGTCGACGATCTGGCCACCCATGGCTGGTCGCAGCAGGCGCTGTTTCTGCCTGCCGACCTGGTGCGCGCGCTGGCGGCCGAATGCCGGCGTCGTGATGCCGAAGGCGAACTCAACCCTGCGGGGGTTGGGCGCGGTGTTGCCCAGGAGGTACGCGAAACCATTCGCGGCGACCAGATCCAGTGGATCGACCCCGGGCAGGCCGAGGCTTGCGACCAGTACCTGGCCGCCATGGACCAGCTGCGTCAGGCCATCAACCGGGGCCTGTTCCTCGGCCTGGAAGATTTCGAGTGCCATTTCGCCCTGTACCCGCCCGGGGCATTCTATCGCCGCCACCTGGACCGTTTCCGCGACGATGACCGGCGCATGGTGTCAGCGGTGCTGTACTTGAATGAAGGCTGGCAGCCAAAGGACGGTGGCCAGTTGCGCATGTTCCTGGCGGACGGCGTCGAGCACGATGTGCAACCGGTGGCGGGTTGCCTGGTGGTGTTCCTGTCCGGTGAGGTGCCGCACGAAGTGCTGCCGGCCGGGCGCGAGCGGCTGTCGTTGACCGGCTGGTTCCGGCGCCGTGGC
- a CDS encoding DUF2059 domain-containing protein has protein sequence MRRLFSLILLMICTVPVWADNLDQLYKAAGWPDQRAHFNDALTAAQERYRNSLPPAVYQALVNNSNQRFQAQAVDRRAQAKLRATLANPAPALAFFQSPLGRKVVAAELKATRKDELARNAKGLPKIQASDNRLLIIGHLAQALPAREAGAEVSLAIAGVAADSLSSMIPGLFGGGQAQGLLDGQRQRLMSQIGEDLNNTLLYVYRDLSDAELEEFATFAESPDGKAYYQAALAAVRAGLAVGQSSNDLK, from the coding sequence ATGCGCCGTCTGTTTTCCCTGATTCTGTTGATGATCTGCACCGTGCCTGTCTGGGCAGACAACCTGGATCAACTGTACAAGGCTGCTGGCTGGCCCGACCAGCGCGCCCATTTCAACGATGCCCTGACCGCTGCCCAGGAACGCTACCGCAACAGTTTGCCACCCGCCGTGTATCAGGCGCTGGTCAACAACAGCAACCAGCGTTTCCAGGCCCAGGCCGTGGACCGTCGCGCCCAGGCAAAATTGCGTGCGACCCTGGCCAACCCGGCACCGGCGCTGGCCTTCTTCCAGTCGCCGCTGGGGCGCAAAGTGGTGGCGGCCGAACTCAAGGCCACACGCAAGGATGAACTGGCCAGAAATGCCAAAGGCCTGCCGAAGATCCAGGCCAGCGACAACCGTCTGCTGATCATCGGCCACCTGGCCCAGGCCCTGCCGGCACGCGAGGCCGGCGCCGAAGTCAGCCTGGCCATCGCGGGTGTGGCGGCCGACAGCCTCAGTTCGATGATTCCCGGCCTGTTCGGTGGTGGCCAGGCCCAGGGCCTGCTCGACGGCCAGCGTCAGCGCCTGATGAGCCAGATCGGCGAAGACCTCAACAATACCCTGTTGTATGTCTACCGCGACTTGTCCGACGCCGAGCTGGAAGAGTTCGCGACCTTTGCCGAATCGCCTGACGGCAAGGCCTATTACCAGGCCGCCCTGGCCGCCGTGCGCGCAGGCCTGGCAGTGGGCCAGAGCAGCAACGACCTGAAGTGA
- a CDS encoding alpha/beta hydrolase, whose product MPATFHPDLLRTSLGPLTARQPLSAQGLEYQRFYGLDLPAGSWLGGFQAAGFDLVGQVWLPEQVTATLFLLHGYYDHMGLYRHVIEWALGQGFAVISCDLPGHGLSSGERASISNFELYQQVLQALFEQARMLQLPRPWHLCGQSTGGAIAVDHLLYQGAQSPIDGQVILLAPLVRPCAWRWSKLSYRLLRHFVNGIERRFSENTNDPAFLPFLEADPLQPRRLPTAWVGALIAWVKRIEAAPCSTRRPLIVQGEADGTVDWPYNLEVLKAKFAEPQILMLPGARHHLANELPGIRQRYFDFIDQRLG is encoded by the coding sequence ATGCCCGCCACCTTTCACCCCGACCTCCTGCGCACCAGCCTGGGGCCGTTGACCGCTCGCCAGCCGTTATCGGCCCAAGGCCTGGAATACCAGCGCTTCTATGGCCTGGACCTGCCGGCAGGAAGCTGGCTGGGCGGCTTTCAGGCCGCGGGCTTCGACCTGGTCGGGCAGGTCTGGCTACCCGAGCAGGTGACCGCGACGCTGTTCCTGCTGCACGGCTATTACGACCATATGGGCCTCTATCGGCACGTGATCGAGTGGGCGCTCGGGCAGGGGTTCGCAGTCATCAGCTGCGACCTGCCCGGGCACGGCCTGTCCAGCGGCGAGCGGGCCAGCATCAGTAATTTCGAGTTGTACCAGCAGGTGTTGCAGGCCCTGTTCGAGCAAGCGCGCATGCTGCAACTGCCACGCCCATGGCATCTGTGCGGGCAGAGCACCGGTGGCGCGATTGCCGTGGACCATCTGCTGTACCAGGGCGCGCAGAGCCCCATCGATGGCCAGGTCATCCTCTTGGCGCCGTTGGTGCGGCCCTGTGCCTGGCGTTGGTCGAAGTTGAGCTATCGCCTGCTGCGCCACTTCGTCAATGGCATCGAGCGACGCTTCAGCGAGAACACCAATGACCCGGCCTTCTTGCCGTTTCTTGAAGCCGACCCGCTGCAACCCCGTCGCCTGCCAACCGCCTGGGTCGGCGCCTTGATCGCCTGGGTGAAACGCATCGAAGCCGCCCCGTGCAGCACGCGGCGGCCATTGATCGTGCAAGGGGAGGCGGATGGCACGGTGGACTGGCCCTACAACCTCGAAGTACTCAAGGCCAAGTTCGCCGAGCCGCAGATCCTGATGCTGCCAGGGGCTCGTCACCACCTGGCCAACGAGCTGCCGGGCATTCGCCAGCGCTACTTCGACTTCATCGACCAGCGCCTGGGCTGA
- a CDS encoding DUF6436 domain-containing protein, producing MKNRIIKPLCTAIALLGGAAILWQAYTTFQARYLRPFDNQATLFDGSQLQLPAELAGPGPIRVVHFWDPTCPCNVGNQQHLGELVSQFGEQGVAFHVLQKPASHGQLPANLSGLQPIAGLPGSERLPASPAVAIWDRQGHLAYFGPYSEGAVCNASNSFVEPILKALLDGRQVNASNTLAVGCYCPWRG from the coding sequence ATGAAGAACCGGATCATCAAACCGCTGTGCACCGCAATCGCCCTGCTGGGCGGAGCCGCCATCCTCTGGCAGGCCTACACCACCTTCCAGGCCCGTTACCTACGGCCGTTCGACAACCAGGCCACGCTGTTCGACGGCAGCCAACTGCAACTGCCCGCCGAACTGGCCGGCCCCGGGCCTATCCGTGTGGTGCATTTCTGGGACCCAACCTGCCCGTGCAACGTCGGTAACCAGCAGCACCTGGGCGAGCTGGTCAGCCAGTTTGGCGAGCAAGGGGTGGCCTTTCATGTACTGCAGAAGCCCGCCAGCCATGGTCAATTGCCAGCCAACCTGAGCGGCCTGCAGCCCATCGCCGGTTTGCCCGGTAGCGAACGGCTGCCGGCCTCTCCGGCCGTAGCCATCTGGGACCGGCAAGGTCATCTGGCCTACTTCGGCCCGTACAGCGAAGGGGCTGTGTGCAACGCCAGCAACAGTTTCGTCGAGCCCATCCTGAAGGCCCTGCTCGACGGTCGGCAGGTGAACGCCTCGAATACCCTGGCGGTGGGCTGCTACTGCCCCTGGCGCGGCTGA
- a CDS encoding sugar O-acetyltransferase has product MSLSEKQKMLTGQLYHAGCPELQAEQIANKHWMHRYNNSVDLLNDARHGLLAEHFAQVGEGTVIRPPFYCDYGYNISVGRNTFMNFNCVILDVLPVRIGDDCQIGPNVQIYTADHPLDPEVRRTGLESGRPVTIGNNVWIGGAAIILPGVTIGDDAVVGAGSVVTRDVPAGATVVGNPARVLQPRQGQ; this is encoded by the coding sequence ATGTCCCTCAGCGAAAAACAGAAAATGCTTACAGGCCAGCTCTATCATGCCGGCTGCCCCGAGCTGCAGGCCGAGCAGATCGCCAACAAGCACTGGATGCACCGTTACAACAACAGTGTCGATTTGCTCAACGACGCACGGCATGGGCTGTTGGCCGAGCATTTTGCCCAGGTTGGCGAAGGCACGGTGATCCGCCCACCGTTCTATTGCGACTATGGCTACAACATCAGTGTCGGTCGCAATACCTTCATGAACTTCAACTGCGTGATTCTCGATGTGTTGCCGGTGCGGATCGGCGACGACTGCCAGATCGGCCCCAACGTGCAGATCTATACCGCCGACCATCCGCTGGACCCCGAGGTGCGACGCACCGGGTTGGAAAGCGGGCGGCCGGTGACCATCGGCAACAACGTGTGGATTGGTGGTGCAGCGATCATCCTGCCGGGGGTGACCATTGGTGACGATGCCGTGGTGGGGGCCGGTAGCGTGGTCACGCGGGATGTACCGGCTGGGGCGACGGTGGTGGGTAACCCTGCGCGGGTGCTTCAGCCGCGCCAGGGGCAGTAG